A window of the Penaeus monodon isolate SGIC_2016 chromosome 38, NSTDA_Pmon_1, whole genome shotgun sequence genome harbors these coding sequences:
- the LOC119596764 gene encoding mucin-2-like: MYAHLLIVLVSVASLGRSNASVLRAGDLESQGCDVGVTVDFASGQGPLVTCSAQCYAENEQTWFVGSTFRKVAGLTERGLMVEIKYEKDAMVDCRLVSLQPESDILKAFESCQVGQSSDTAPTGDSLLGSTTVIMLTGTNTGTFVPTGTNTGTFIPTETDIATGTNTGTSVPTETFIPSETNTGTFIPTGTNVPTGTNIPTGTNTGTFIPTGTNTGTFIPTGTNTGTFIPTETFIPTGTNIPTGTNTGTFIPTGTNTGTFIPTGTNVPTETNTGTFIPTGTNVPTGTNTGTFIPTGTNVPTGTNTGTFIPTGTNFETSVPTGTIIPTGTNVPTGTIIPTGTNVPTGTIIPTGTNVPTGTIIPTGTNVPTGTNTATFIPTETHIPTGTNTEVTSIVTSVAIPTTTTPTESSSGLDTTPTAATEINPQTATTEVVVGETTTLPDCGDNSGKDGHGADLQTTPPKTTTVPPTTTRPPTTTTPTTTTTPTTTPTTTTTLPPTTTALSCPDGWAMYDRSCYHLSSERGTWPEGKSYCENSGGSLVKITSEEEWSFVKGLTSEDTWIGLNDNAEEGVFVWDSDNTRPVFTKFSSGEPNNHKPFLWSGGEDCVELRESKDFLWNDDDCDKDKLYACERSPFVSRG; the protein is encoded by the exons ATGTACGCTCATCTGCTGATCGTTCTCGTCTCCGTGGCATCG CTTGGAAGGAGCAATGCCTCCGTCCTGCGAGCTGGTGACCTGGAGAGCCAAGGCTGCGACGTCGGCGTGACCGTTGACTTCGCCTCCGGTCAGGGCCCCCTGGTCACTTGCTCGGCGCAGTGCTATGCCGAAAATGAACAG ACCTGGTTCGTGGGCTCGACATTCAGGAAGGTTGCTGGTCTGACTGAGCGAGGACTCATGGTAGAGATTAAGTACGAGAAAGATGCAATGGTCGACTGCAGACTGGTGTCCTTGCAGCCAG AATCAGACATCCTGAAGGCCTTTGAGTCTTGTCAAGTAGGCCAATCTTCGGACACTGCGCCAACAGGGGACAGTCTGCTGGGAAGCACAACAGTTATCATGCTCACTGGAACTAACACTGGAACCTTCGTTCCAACTGGAACCAACACTGGAACTTTTATTCCAACTGAAACGGATATTGCAACTGGAACCAACACAGGAACTTCTGTTCCAACTGAAACCTTCATTCCAAGTGAAACCAACACAGGAACCTTCATTCCAACTGGAACCAACGTTCCAACTGGAACCAATATTCCAACTGGAACCAACACAGGAACCTTCATTCCAACTGGAACCAACACAGGAACCTTCATTCCAACTGGAACCAACACAGGAACCTTCATTCCAACTGAAACCTTCATTCCAACTGGAACCAATATTCCAACTGGAACCAACACAGGAACCTTCATTCCAACTGGAACCAACACAGGAACCTTCATTCCAACTGGAACCAACGTTCCAACTGAAACCAACACAGGAACCTTCATTCCAACTGGAACCAACGTTCCAACTGGAACCAACACAGGAACCTTCATTCCAACTGGAACCAACGTTCCAACTGGAACCAACACAGGGACTTTCATTCCAACTGGAACCAACTTTGAAACTTCTGTTCCAACTGGAACCATAATTCCAACTGGAACCAACGTTCCAACTGGAACCATAATTCCAACTGGAACCAACGTTCCAACTGGAACCATAATTCCAACTGGAACCAACGTTCCAACTGGAACCATAATTCCAACTGGAACCAACGTTCCAACTGGAACCAACACAGCGACCTTCATTCCAACTGAAACCCATATTCCTACTGGAACTAACACTGAAGTTACTTCAATCGTGACCTCAGTCGCCATCCCAACCACGACCACCCCAACAGAGAGCAGTTCAGGCCTCGACACGACCCCGACCGCGGCAACTGAAATCAACCCCCAGACAGCGACCACTGAGGTCGTTGTCGGTGAGACGACGACGCTTCCAGACTGCGGGGACAACAGCGGCAAGGACGGACATGGTGCGGACCTACAGACAACGCCACCCAAGACGACTACCGTACCGCCAACGACCACCAGACCTCCTACGACCACTACACCTACAACCACCACGACACCTACGACCACCCCAACTACCACGACGACCCTGCCTCCGACTACCACCGCCCTCTCGTGCCCTGATGGATGGGCCATGTATGACAGGTCGTGCTACCACTTGAGCAGCGAAAGGGGTACGTGGCCGGAGGGGAAGTCGTACTGCGAGAACAGCGGCGGATCCTTGGTCAAAATCACGTCGGAGGAGGAATGGAGCTTCGTCAAGG gTCTGACCTCGGAGGACACCTGGATCGGCCTCAACGACAATGCCGAAGAGGGAGTCTTCGTGTGGGACTCTGACAACACCAGGCCGGTCTTCACTAA GTTCTCCAGCGGGGAGCCCAACAACCACAAGCCCTTCCTGTGGAGCGGCGGCGAGGATTGTGTCGAGCTGAGGGAGAGCAAAGACTTCCTGTGGAATGATGACGACTGCGATAAGGACAAGCT